In Pseudomonas lalkuanensis, the following are encoded in one genomic region:
- the benA gene encoding benzoate 1,2-dioxygenase large subunit translates to MSLGFDFLHSLLEDDKEKGVYRCKREMFTDPRLFELEMKHIFEGNWIYLAHESQIPEKNDYLTLNMGRQPIFIARNKDGELNAFLNACSHRGAQLCRHKSGNRSSYTCPFHGWTFNNSGKLLKVKDPAEAGYPSSFNCEGSHDLTKVARFESYRGFLFGSLNADVKPLVEHLGESAKIIDMIVDQSPEGLEVLRGSSSYIYEGNWKLTAENGADGYHVSSVHWNYAATQNQRKQREAGEEIKTMSAGSWAKNGGGFYSFDHGHLLLWTRWANPEDRPLYERRDELAREFGQARADWMIENSRNLCLYPNVYLMDQFSSQIRIARPISVNQTEITIYCIAPKGESAEARAKRIRQYEDFFNVSGMATPDDLEEFRSCQLGYQGSRGWNDMSRGAEHWVEGADAAAQEIDLHPLLSGVRTEDEGLFVLQHKYWQETMLKAAAAEQQLIPLEAVQ, encoded by the coding sequence ATGTCCCTGGGATTCGATTTCCTGCACTCGCTGCTTGAGGACGACAAAGAGAAGGGCGTCTACCGCTGCAAGCGGGAGATGTTCACCGACCCGCGTCTGTTCGAACTGGAAATGAAACACATCTTCGAAGGCAACTGGATCTATCTCGCCCACGAGAGCCAGATTCCCGAGAAGAACGACTACCTCACCCTCAACATGGGGCGCCAGCCGATCTTCATCGCGCGCAACAAGGACGGTGAGCTCAATGCCTTCCTCAACGCCTGCAGCCATCGCGGTGCGCAGCTGTGCCGGCACAAGAGCGGCAACCGTTCCTCCTATACCTGCCCGTTCCACGGCTGGACCTTCAACAACTCCGGCAAGCTGTTGAAAGTGAAGGACCCGGCTGAAGCCGGCTATCCGTCCAGCTTCAACTGCGAAGGCTCCCACGACCTGACGAAAGTGGCTCGCTTCGAGTCCTATCGCGGCTTCCTCTTCGGCAGCCTGAACGCCGACGTGAAGCCCCTGGTCGAGCACCTGGGCGAGTCCGCCAAGATCATCGACATGATCGTCGACCAGTCCCCCGAGGGCCTGGAAGTCCTGCGCGGTTCCTCCAGCTACATCTACGAGGGCAACTGGAAGCTGACCGCCGAAAATGGCGCCGACGGCTACCACGTGAGTTCCGTGCACTGGAACTACGCCGCCACCCAGAACCAGCGCAAGCAGCGCGAAGCGGGTGAAGAGATCAAGACCATGAGCGCCGGCAGCTGGGCCAAGAACGGCGGTGGTTTCTACTCCTTCGACCACGGCCACCTGCTGCTCTGGACCCGCTGGGCCAACCCGGAAGACCGTCCGCTCTACGAGCGTCGTGACGAACTGGCCCGGGAATTCGGCCAGGCCCGTGCCGACTGGATGATCGAGAACTCGCGCAACCTCTGCCTGTACCCGAACGTCTACCTGATGGACCAGTTCAGCTCGCAGATCCGTATCGCCCGGCCGATCTCCGTCAACCAGACCGAGATCACCATCTACTGCATCGCGCCGAAGGGCGAGAGCGCCGAGGCCCGCGCCAAGCGCATCCGCCAGTACGAGGACTTCTTCAACGTCAGCGGCATGGCCACTCCGGACGACCTGGAAGAATTCCGCTCCTGCCAGCTGGGCTACCAGGGCAGCCGTGGCTGGAACGACATGTCCCGTGGCGCCGAGCACTGGGTCGAAGGCGCCGACGCCGCCGCCCAGGAAATCGACCTGCACCCGCTGCTCTCCGGCGTGCGCACCGAAGACGAAGGCCTGTTCGTGCTGCAGCACAAGTACTGGCAGGAAACCATGCTCAAGGCCGCCGCGGCCGAGCAGCAACTGATCCCCCTGGAGGCCGTGCAATGA
- the benB gene encoding benzoate 1,2-dioxygenase small subunit, whose protein sequence is MSISYDAVRDFLYREARYLDDKDWDNWLELYASDASFWMPSWDDRDELTEDPQTEISLIWYGNRGGLEDRVFRIKTERSSATMPDTRTSHNISNIEILEVADGQCKVRFNWHTLSFRYKTVDSYFGTSFYTLDVRGESPLIKAKKVVLKNDYVRQVIDIYHI, encoded by the coding sequence ATGAGCATCTCTTACGACGCCGTGCGCGACTTCCTCTACCGCGAAGCGCGCTACCTGGACGACAAGGACTGGGACAACTGGCTGGAGCTGTACGCCAGCGACGCCAGCTTCTGGATGCCGTCCTGGGACGACCGCGACGAGCTGACCGAAGACCCGCAGACCGAAATCTCGCTGATCTGGTACGGCAATCGTGGCGGCCTGGAAGACCGCGTGTTCCGCATCAAGACCGAGCGTTCCAGCGCGACCATGCCGGACACCCGCACCTCCCACAACATCAGCAACATCGAGATCCTCGAAGTGGCCGATGGGCAGTGCAAGGTGCGCTTCAACTGGCACACCCTGAGCTTCCGCTACAAGACCGTGGACAGCTACTTCGGCACCAGCTTCTACACCCTCGACGTGCGCGGCGAGAGCCCGCTGATCAAGGCGAAGAAGGTCGTTCTCAAGAACGACTACGTGCGCCAGGTAATAGACATCTACCACATCTAA
- the benC gene encoding benzoate 1,2-dioxygenase electron transfer component BenC: MTHKIALTFEDGVTRFIDATPSETVADAAYRQGINIPLDCRDGACGTCKCFAEAGRYDLGQDYIEDALSEEEAAQGYVLTCQMRAESDCVVRVPASSDVCKTQQASFEASISAVRQLSDSTISLSIKGESLARLAFLPGQYVNVKVPGSEQTRAYSFSSLQKDGEVSFLIRNVPGGLMSSFLTGLAKAGDSMSLAGPLGSFYLRDIRRPLLLLAGGTGLAPFTAMLEKIAEEGSDHALHLIYGVTNDFDLVEMDKLEAFAARIPNFTYSACVANPESSYPQKGYVTQHIEPKHLNDGDVDVYLCGPPPMVEAVSQYIREQGISPANFYYEKFAASAA; the protein is encoded by the coding sequence ATGACTCACAAGATCGCACTGACTTTCGAAGACGGCGTCACCCGTTTCATCGACGCCACGCCCAGCGAAACCGTGGCTGACGCTGCCTATCGGCAGGGCATCAACATCCCGCTGGACTGCCGCGACGGCGCCTGCGGCACCTGCAAGTGCTTCGCCGAAGCCGGCCGCTACGACCTGGGCCAGGACTACATCGAGGATGCACTGAGCGAGGAAGAAGCCGCCCAGGGCTACGTGCTCACCTGCCAGATGCGCGCCGAGAGCGATTGCGTGGTGCGCGTGCCGGCGTCCTCCGACGTCTGCAAGACCCAGCAGGCCAGCTTCGAGGCGAGCATCAGCGCCGTGCGCCAGCTCTCCGACAGCACCATTTCGCTGTCCATCAAGGGCGAGTCCCTCGCCAGGCTGGCCTTCCTGCCGGGCCAGTACGTCAACGTGAAAGTGCCGGGGAGCGAGCAGACCCGGGCCTATTCCTTCAGCTCCCTGCAGAAGGATGGCGAGGTCAGCTTCCTGATCCGCAACGTGCCGGGCGGCCTGATGAGCAGCTTCCTCACCGGTCTGGCCAAGGCTGGCGACAGCATGTCCCTGGCCGGTCCGCTGGGCAGCTTCTACCTGCGCGACATCCGTCGCCCGCTGCTGCTGCTGGCCGGCGGCACGGGCCTGGCGCCCTTCACCGCGATGCTGGAGAAGATCGCGGAAGAGGGCAGCGATCATGCATTGCACCTGATCTACGGCGTGACCAACGACTTCGACCTGGTGGAGATGGACAAGCTGGAAGCCTTCGCCGCGCGCATCCCCAACTTCACCTACAGCGCCTGCGTGGCCAACCCGGAAAGCAGCTACCCGCAGAAGGGCTACGTGACCCAGCACATCGAGCCGAAGCACCTCAACGACGGCGACGTGGATGTCTACCTGTGCGGCCCGCCGCCCATGGTCGAGGCGGTCAGCCAGTACATCCGCGAGCAGGGCATCTCGCCCGCGAATTTCTACTACGAGAAGTTCGCCGCCAGCGCGGCGTGA
- a CDS encoding 1,6-dihydroxycyclohexa-2,4-diene-1-carboxylate dehydrogenase: MYKRFQDKVALVTGAAQGIGRRVAERLVEEGARVVAVDRSELVFELQDELGAGSGMLALTADLEQFAECHRVAAAAVERFGRLDILINNVGGTIWAKPYEHYQEHEIEAEVRRSLFPTLWCCHAALPFMLEQGAGAIVNVSSIATRGVNRVPYGAAKGGVNALTACLAFENAGRGIRVNATAPGGTEAPPRRIPRNTAQQSEEEKAWYQQIVDQTIDSSLMKRYGTIDEQVGAILFLASDEATYITGVTLPVGGGDLG; this comes from the coding sequence ATGTACAAGAGATTCCAGGACAAGGTCGCGCTGGTCACCGGCGCGGCGCAGGGTATCGGCCGCCGCGTGGCCGAGCGGCTGGTGGAGGAGGGCGCACGGGTGGTTGCCGTGGACCGTTCCGAGCTGGTCTTCGAGTTGCAGGACGAACTGGGAGCGGGCAGCGGGATGCTGGCCCTGACCGCCGACCTCGAACAGTTCGCCGAGTGCCATCGCGTCGCCGCCGCCGCAGTGGAGCGCTTCGGCCGGTTGGACATCCTCATCAACAACGTGGGCGGGACCATCTGGGCCAAGCCCTACGAGCACTACCAGGAACACGAGATCGAGGCCGAAGTGCGGCGCTCACTGTTCCCCACCCTCTGGTGCTGCCACGCCGCGCTGCCCTTCATGCTGGAGCAGGGCGCGGGCGCGATCGTTAACGTGTCCTCCATCGCCACCCGTGGCGTGAACCGCGTGCCCTATGGTGCGGCCAAGGGCGGGGTGAATGCCCTCACCGCCTGCCTGGCCTTCGAGAACGCCGGGCGGGGCATCCGCGTCAACGCCACCGCACCGGGCGGCACCGAAGCGCCGCCGCGCCGTATCCCGCGCAACACCGCGCAGCAGAGCGAAGAAGAGAAGGCCTGGTACCAGCAGATCGTGGACCAGACCATCGATAGCAGCTTGATGAAGCGCTACGGGACCATCGACGAGCAGGTCGGGGCGATCCTTTTCCTCGCCTCCGACGAAGCCACCTACATCACCGGCGTAACCCTGCCGGTGGGCGGAGGTGACCTGGGCTGA
- a CDS encoding MFS transporter, translated as MRKLDVHAIIDNARFTPFHWMVMCWCALLLIFDGYDLFIYGVVLPVLMKEWGLTPLEAGALGSYALFGMMFGALTFGSLADKIGRKKGIAICFVLFSGFTVLNGFASSPTEFGICRFIAGLGIGGLMPNVVALMNEYAPKKLRSTLVAIMFSGYSLGGMLSAGVGIYMLPRFGWEAMFFAALLPLLLLPLVLWYLPESVGFLLRQGRVEQARAILKRIDPQASIGDKDELVLNEVKVQGAPVLELFREGRGVRTLMIWVAFFCCLLMVYALSSWLPKLMANAGYSLGSSLSFLLALNFGGMFGAIAGGWLGDRFNLPRVVVAFFIVAAVSISLLGFKSPTPLLYLLIAIAGATTIGTQILLYATAAQFYGLAFRSTGLGWASGIGRNGAIVGPLLGGALLGINLPLQLNFMAFAIPGAIAALAMCFVHQRQPKAVPLATAAQG; from the coding sequence ATGCGAAAACTCGACGTACACGCGATCATCGATAACGCGCGCTTCACGCCCTTCCACTGGATGGTGATGTGCTGGTGCGCACTCCTGCTCATCTTCGACGGCTACGACCTGTTCATCTACGGCGTGGTCCTGCCCGTGCTCATGAAGGAATGGGGCCTGACCCCGCTTGAAGCCGGCGCCCTGGGCAGCTACGCGCTGTTCGGCATGATGTTCGGCGCCCTGACCTTCGGTTCCCTGGCCGACAAGATCGGCCGCAAGAAGGGGATCGCCATCTGCTTCGTGCTGTTTTCCGGCTTCACCGTGCTCAATGGCTTTGCCAGCTCGCCCACCGAATTCGGCATCTGCCGCTTCATCGCCGGCCTCGGCATCGGCGGACTGATGCCCAACGTGGTGGCGCTGATGAACGAGTACGCGCCGAAGAAACTGCGCAGCACCCTGGTGGCCATCATGTTCAGCGGCTATTCCCTGGGCGGGATGCTGTCGGCCGGCGTGGGCATCTACATGCTGCCGCGCTTCGGCTGGGAAGCCATGTTCTTCGCCGCGCTGCTGCCGCTCCTGCTGCTGCCGCTGGTCCTCTGGTACCTGCCGGAATCCGTCGGCTTCCTGCTGCGCCAGGGCCGCGTCGAACAGGCCCGCGCCATCCTCAAGCGCATCGACCCGCAGGCTTCCATCGGTGACAAGGACGAACTGGTGTTGAACGAAGTGAAAGTGCAGGGTGCCCCGGTGCTGGAACTCTTCCGCGAAGGCCGTGGCGTGCGCACGCTGATGATCTGGGTGGCGTTCTTCTGCTGCCTGCTGATGGTCTACGCGCTCAGCTCCTGGTTACCGAAACTGATGGCCAACGCCGGCTACAGCCTGGGCTCCAGCCTGTCGTTCCTGCTGGCCCTGAACTTCGGCGGCATGTTCGGCGCCATCGCCGGTGGCTGGCTGGGGGACCGCTTCAACCTGCCCAGGGTGGTGGTGGCCTTCTTCATCGTCGCCGCCGTGTCCATCAGCCTGCTGGGCTTCAAGAGCCCGACCCCGTTGCTTTACCTGCTGATCGCCATCGCCGGCGCCACCACTATCGGCACGCAGATCCTGCTCTACGCCACCGCCGCGCAATTCTATGGCCTGGCATTCCGCTCCACGGGTCTCGGCTGGGCCTCGGGCATCGGCCGCAACGGCGCCATCGTCGGCCCGCTGCTGGGTGGCGCGCTGCTGGGCATCAACCTGCCGCTGCAACTGAACTTCATGGCCTTCGCCATTCCGGGTGCCATCGCCGCCCTGGCCATGTGCTTCGTCCACCAGCGCCAGCCCAAGGCCGTGCCGCTGGCGACCGCCGCCCAGGGTTGA
- a CDS encoding benzoate/H(+) symporter BenE family transporter codes for MTRLFRDCSLSALVAGFIATVISYAGPLVIIFQAAKSAGLPAEVLSSWVWAISIGSAVLGIVLSIRFRVPIVIAWSAPGSALLVAMLPDISLNEAVGAYILANALILLVGLSGAFDRIVGKLPAAISAAMLAGILFSFGTQLFVSLKDKPAMVLAMFVTYLAFRRLLPRYAVMAVLVVGCAFAFAAGELNASALVIGFATPVWIAPEFSWHAMLNIALPLVMVALTGQFVPGIAVLRNDGYQTPASPIISASALGSLLLAPFGCHGLNLAAITAAICTGRESHEDRDKRYVAGVIGGLFYLLLGIFGATLVSIFSAFPKELIAALAGLALFAAIAGALAGSMAVPDDREAALVTFLVTASGMSFLGLSAAFWGLIFGLFAHLLLKARRAPQATPEREEALEANP; via the coding sequence ATGACCCGCCTGTTCAGGGACTGCTCGCTGTCCGCGCTGGTGGCGGGGTTCATCGCCACGGTGATTTCCTACGCCGGCCCGCTGGTGATCATCTTCCAGGCCGCCAAGAGCGCCGGGCTGCCGGCCGAGGTGCTGTCCTCCTGGGTGTGGGCCATCTCCATCGGCAGCGCGGTGCTGGGCATCGTGCTCAGCATCCGCTTCCGCGTGCCCATCGTGATCGCCTGGTCGGCGCCCGGCTCGGCGTTGCTGGTGGCCATGCTGCCGGACATCAGCCTCAACGAGGCGGTGGGGGCCTATATCCTGGCCAATGCGCTGATCCTGCTGGTGGGATTGTCCGGCGCCTTCGACCGCATTGTCGGCAAGCTGCCGGCGGCCATCTCAGCGGCGATGCTGGCGGGCATCCTGTTCAGCTTCGGAACCCAGCTGTTCGTCTCGCTGAAGGACAAGCCAGCGATGGTGCTGGCGATGTTCGTCACCTACCTGGCGTTCCGCCGCCTGCTGCCGCGTTACGCGGTGATGGCCGTGCTGGTGGTGGGTTGCGCCTTCGCGTTCGCGGCTGGCGAGCTGAACGCCTCGGCACTGGTGATCGGCTTCGCCACGCCGGTATGGATCGCCCCGGAATTCAGCTGGCACGCCATGCTCAACATCGCCTTGCCGCTGGTGATGGTGGCCCTCACCGGGCAGTTCGTGCCGGGCATCGCCGTGCTGCGCAACGACGGCTACCAGACCCCGGCCAGCCCGATCATTTCCGCCAGCGCCCTGGGCAGCCTGCTGCTGGCGCCGTTTGGCTGCCACGGCCTGAACCTGGCTGCGATCACCGCCGCCATCTGCACCGGCCGCGAGTCCCACGAAGACCGCGACAAGCGCTATGTGGCCGGGGTGATCGGTGGGCTGTTCTACCTGCTGCTGGGCATCTTCGGCGCCACCCTGGTGTCCATCTTCAGCGCCTTCCCCAAGGAGCTGATCGCGGCCCTGGCTGGGCTGGCCCTGTTCGCCGCCATCGCCGGTGCGCTGGCGGGCTCCATGGCCGTGCCGGATGACCGCGAGGCGGCGCTGGTGACCTTCCTGGTAACGGCCTCCGGCATGTCCTTCCTCGGACTGTCGGCGGCCTTCTGGGGGCTGATCTTCGGCCTCTTCGCCCACCTGCTGCTGAAGGCGCGTCGTGCGCCCCAGGCGACACCGGAACGGGAGGAGGCGCTCGAAGCCAATCCCTGA
- a CDS encoding OprD family porin produces MTHNTSKLCVLLSAGVSAGFAQAAESGFIAGSTATLQARNYYFSRDYSDIVGPNKQSKAEEWAQGFILNFKSGYTPGPVGFGLDAIGTLGIKLDSSPDRVNTGLLPVQDDGEAADEYSRLGVAGKMRFSRTELKAGELQPNLPVLVFSDIRLLPPSYQGASITSNEIAGLTLQGGHLTSTSLRNEAGDDKMQAMLGHLPQRQASSDAFNYAGADYAFNSNRTTASAWYAQLEDIYDQRFFGLKHSEPVGDWVLGANVGYFDSSEDGRKLIGDIDNQAFFSLLSAKRGGHTFFVGYQAMFGDSSFPRVFANVSPLGNEVPTFEFAFADERSWQARYDYDFAALGIPGLVASTRYITGDNVDTGQGFEGKDRERDLDISYAVQSGTLKGLGVRVRNVTARSNYRTDIDENRLILSYTWTLF; encoded by the coding sequence ATGACCCACAACACAAGCAAACTCTGTGTACTGCTTTCCGCCGGCGTGAGCGCCGGGTTCGCCCAGGCCGCCGAGTCCGGTTTCATTGCCGGCTCCACCGCGACCCTGCAGGCGCGCAACTACTACTTCAGCCGTGACTACTCGGACATCGTCGGCCCGAACAAACAGTCCAAGGCCGAAGAGTGGGCCCAGGGCTTCATCCTCAACTTCAAGTCCGGCTACACCCCGGGCCCGGTGGGTTTCGGCCTGGACGCCATCGGCACCCTCGGCATCAAGCTCGACAGCAGCCCCGACCGGGTCAACACCGGCCTGCTGCCGGTGCAGGACGACGGCGAGGCCGCCGACGAATACAGCCGTCTCGGCGTCGCCGGCAAGATGCGCTTCTCCAGGACCGAGCTGAAGGCCGGCGAGCTGCAGCCCAACCTGCCGGTGCTGGTATTCAGCGACATCCGCCTGTTGCCGCCCAGCTATCAGGGCGCCAGCATCACCTCCAACGAGATCGCCGGGTTGACCCTGCAGGGCGGCCACCTGACGTCCACCAGCCTGCGCAACGAGGCCGGCGACGACAAGATGCAGGCCATGCTCGGTCACCTGCCGCAGCGCCAGGCGTCCAGCGATGCCTTCAACTACGCAGGTGCCGATTACGCCTTCAATTCCAACCGCACGACGGCCAGTGCCTGGTACGCGCAGCTGGAAGACATCTATGACCAGCGCTTCTTCGGCCTCAAGCACAGCGAGCCGGTGGGCGACTGGGTGCTGGGCGCCAACGTCGGCTACTTCGACTCCAGCGAGGACGGCAGGAAACTGATCGGCGACATCGACAACCAGGCCTTCTTCTCCCTGTTGTCGGCCAAGCGTGGCGGCCACACCTTCTTCGTTGGCTACCAGGCCATGTTCGGTGACAGCTCTTTCCCACGGGTGTTCGCCAACGTCAGCCCGCTGGGTAACGAGGTGCCGACTTTCGAGTTCGCCTTCGCCGACGAACGCTCGTGGCAGGCGCGCTACGACTACGACTTCGCCGCCCTCGGTATTCCCGGCCTGGTGGCCAGCACCCGCTACATCACCGGCGACAACGTGGATACGGGCCAGGGCTTCGAAGGCAAGGACCGGGAGCGCGACCTGGACATCAGCTACGCCGTCCAGAGCGGCACCCTCAAGGGGCTCGGCGTGCGCGTGCGCAACGTCACCGCGCGCTCCAACTACCGCACCGATATCGACGAGAACCGCTTGATCCTGAGTTACACCTGGACGCTGTTCTAA
- a CDS encoding methyl-accepting chemotaxis protein, with amino-acid sequence MPRNLLAALLLGSGGLLCLSAHLAISAWMLGLALAAIAAGGVLYHLQPPRLVEVRVEVPVYEPARPVVSERGPEPAPVAPSIHLNAPLGELLDAILHCEADMQYANSLARAAGEKVQLGAESMQATAGAIGELDAYMVHIGQVFNELGSQSMRIGAIVGSIQDIARQTNLLALNAAIEAARAGAHGRGFAVVADEVRNLSLRANESSGQIRLIAEGLQKAAEEARAGMEHVSGSTRAGLEKSAAALQAMGEMRAGAAARVEIVERIVQRLAGQRSLAQRMAGLLEEGA; translated from the coding sequence ATGCCACGCAATCTTCTGGCCGCACTGCTGCTTGGCAGTGGCGGCCTTCTTTGTCTGTCCGCCCATCTCGCCATCAGCGCCTGGATGCTGGGCCTGGCCCTGGCCGCCATTGCCGCAGGTGGTGTGCTTTACCATCTGCAGCCGCCCCGGCTGGTCGAGGTGCGGGTCGAGGTACCGGTGTACGAGCCGGCGCGCCCGGTTGTCAGCGAACGCGGTCCGGAGCCTGCACCGGTCGCCCCGAGCATCCACTTGAACGCGCCACTGGGCGAGCTGCTCGACGCCATCCTCCACTGCGAGGCGGACATGCAGTACGCCAACAGCCTGGCCCGCGCGGCCGGCGAAAAGGTGCAGCTCGGCGCCGAGAGCATGCAGGCCACCGCAGGTGCCATCGGCGAGCTGGATGCCTACATGGTGCATATCGGCCAGGTGTTCAACGAGCTGGGCAGCCAGTCCATGCGCATCGGCGCCATCGTCGGGAGCATCCAGGACATCGCCCGGCAGACCAACCTGCTGGCCCTGAATGCCGCCATCGAGGCGGCGCGGGCCGGCGCCCATGGCCGGGGCTTCGCGGTGGTTGCCGATGAGGTACGCAATCTCTCGCTGCGGGCGAACGAGTCCAGTGGGCAGATCCGCCTGATTGCCGAAGGCCTGCAGAAGGCCGCTGAAGAGGCGAGGGCGGGAATGGAGCATGTGAGCGGCTCCACCCGCGCCGGTCTGGAGAAATCCGCCGCGGCCCTGCAGGCCATGGGTGAGATGCGGGCAGGGGCGGCGGCGCGGGTGGAAATCGTCGAGAGGATCGTCCAGCGGCTTGCCGGGCAGCGGAGCCTGGCGCAGCGCATGGCCGGATTGTTGGAAGAGGGCGCCTGA
- the acuI gene encoding acrylyl-CoA reductase (NADPH) has translation MFDAILIEKDEAGYRARKTQLDEAQLPEGNVTVRVDYSTLNYKDGLAITGKSPVVRQFPMVPGIDLAGTVEASSHPDYKVGDAVLLNGWGVGETHWGGLAQKARLNGDWLIPLPAAFSPRQAMAIGTAGYTAMLCLLALERHGLKPGQGDVLVTGANGGVGSFAIALLARLGYRVVAATGRTREADYLKGLGAAEIIDRNELSEPGRPLAKERWVAAIDSVGSHTLANVCAGLRADGAVAACGLAQGMDFPATVAPFILRGVSLLGINSVTRPRAERIAAWDRLARDLDFNQLDAITREIGLGDAIAVAGELLAGQVRGRVVVNVNA, from the coding sequence ATGTTCGACGCAATCCTGATCGAGAAGGACGAGGCCGGTTACCGCGCCCGCAAAACCCAACTGGACGAGGCGCAACTGCCCGAAGGCAACGTCACGGTTCGAGTGGACTACAGCACGCTGAACTACAAGGACGGCCTGGCCATCACCGGCAAGAGCCCGGTGGTGCGGCAGTTCCCCATGGTGCCGGGCATCGACCTGGCCGGCACCGTGGAAGCCAGCAGCCACCCGGACTACAAGGTGGGCGACGCGGTGCTGCTTAACGGCTGGGGCGTGGGTGAAACCCATTGGGGCGGCCTGGCCCAGAAGGCACGCCTGAACGGCGACTGGCTGATCCCGCTGCCAGCCGCCTTCAGCCCCCGCCAGGCCATGGCCATCGGCACCGCCGGCTACACCGCCATGCTCTGCCTGCTGGCCCTGGAGCGCCACGGCCTGAAACCCGGCCAGGGCGACGTGCTGGTCACCGGCGCCAACGGTGGCGTGGGCAGCTTCGCCATCGCCCTGCTCGCCCGCCTCGGCTATCGCGTGGTGGCGGCTACCGGTCGTACCCGTGAAGCGGACTACCTGAAGGGCCTGGGTGCCGCGGAGATCATCGACCGCAACGAGCTTTCCGAACCGGGTCGCCCACTGGCCAAGGAGCGCTGGGTCGCCGCCATCGACTCGGTAGGCAGCCACACCCTGGCCAACGTCTGCGCCGGCCTGCGCGCGGATGGTGCCGTGGCCGCCTGCGGCCTGGCCCAGGGCATGGACTTCCCCGCCACCGTGGCGCCTTTCATCCTGCGTGGCGTGAGCCTGCTGGGAATCAACAGCGTCACCCGCCCGCGTGCCGAGCGCATCGCAGCCTGGGACCGTCTGGCGCGTGACCTCGACTTCAACCAGCTGGACGCCATCACCCGCGAGATCGGCCTGGGCGATGCCATCGCCGTGGCTGGCGAGCTGCTGGCCGGCCAGGTGCGCGGCCGAGTTGTGGTGAACGTGAACGCCTGA
- the acuR gene encoding acrylate utilization transcriptional regulator AcuR encodes MTEANSKPRRGRPPKVDRDFDDTRAALIRCGMEILTEQGFMSTGIDAVLKRVGVPKGSFYHYFDSKEAFGQAVLESYAGYFAHKLDRYLLQDDVPPLQRLRDFVEDAKAGMVRHQFCRGCLVGNLGQEVAILPEGFRLQLEAILCSWQDRLAECLREARTAGELSANADCDGLAAFFWIGWEGAVLRARLTRDNVPLEVFFKGFLAGLPR; translated from the coding sequence ATGACCGAAGCCAATTCCAAACCCCGTCGCGGCCGGCCGCCCAAGGTCGATCGCGACTTCGACGATACCCGTGCCGCACTGATCCGTTGCGGCATGGAGATCCTTACCGAGCAGGGTTTCATGTCCACCGGCATCGATGCGGTGCTCAAGCGCGTGGGCGTGCCCAAGGGCTCCTTCTATCACTACTTCGATAGCAAGGAAGCCTTCGGCCAGGCGGTGCTGGAGAGCTACGCCGGCTACTTCGCCCACAAGCTCGACCGCTACCTCCTGCAGGACGACGTGCCCCCACTGCAGCGCCTCCGTGACTTCGTCGAGGACGCCAAGGCCGGCATGGTCCGGCACCAGTTCTGCCGCGGCTGCCTGGTGGGCAACCTGGGGCAGGAAGTGGCCATCCTGCCGGAGGGTTTCCGCCTGCAACTGGAAGCCATCCTGTGCAGTTGGCAGGACCGCCTGGCCGAGTGCCTGCGTGAAGCCCGCACGGCCGGCGAGCTGTCGGCGAATGCGGATTGCGATGGGTTGGCGGCGTTCTTCTGGATCGGCTGGGAAGGCGCCGTGTTGCGTGCCCGGCTGACGCGGGACAACGTTCCGCTGGAGGTGTTCTTCAAGGGTTTTCTCGCCGGATTGCCGCGCTAG